One part of the Nitrosophilus kaiyonis genome encodes these proteins:
- a CDS encoding TonB C-terminal domain-containing protein: MDNKKLFYISGFFSIFLYISIFILMLFYFVENQEILKKFNIKQKSVEVSLIEPQKIKKIETKKIKKTGPKEKIEAKKTKKRVGSLSPKEEIDISKLFSTIKTSKKKTIKKKAKPIKKRTPPSRFKGESLRKKESAKEILKKMNIKDVSRVLAKASIESVEGENDPYMSKVYEILYKYWLPSQESAGNRAKVKIMIDSSGNFDYKVLLFSPSEIFNKELIEYLEYLKTKKFPIPKEGYKEITVYFEAKE, translated from the coding sequence CTATTTTTATTTTAATGCTTTTTTATTTTGTTGAAAATCAAGAGATTTTGAAAAAATTTAATATAAAACAAAAAAGTGTTGAAGTTTCTTTAATTGAGCCGCAAAAAATAAAAAAAATCGAAACAAAGAAAATTAAAAAAACAGGACCTAAAGAGAAAATTGAGGCAAAAAAAACTAAAAAAAGAGTAGGCTCACTTTCACCAAAAGAAGAGATAGATATTTCCAAACTTTTTTCAACTATAAAAACATCAAAGAAAAAGACTATCAAGAAAAAAGCTAAACCAATTAAAAAGAGAACTCCGCCAAGTAGATTTAAAGGAGAGAGTTTAAGAAAGAAAGAATCAGCCAAAGAGATATTAAAAAAGATGAATATTAAAGATGTAAGTAGAGTTTTGGCAAAAGCTAGTATAGAGTCTGTTGAAGGTGAAAATGATCCATATATGTCAAAAGTTTATGAGATATTATATAAATATTGGTTACCATCACAAGAGAGTGCAGGTAATAGAGCTAAAGTAAAAATCATGATAGATAGTAGTGGGAATTTTGATTATAAAGTTTTACTTTTTTCACCTAGTGAAATTTTTAACAAAGAGTTGATAGAATATCTAGAGTATTTAAAAACTAAAAAGTTTCCAATACCAAAAGAAGGTTATAAAGAGATTACTGTATATTTTGAAGCAAAAGAATAA